A stretch of Acidobacteriota bacterium DNA encodes these proteins:
- the serS gene encoding serine--tRNA ligase, with the protein MWKIKDLENNLPVLTAAVKKRGVKLDAEIDSLVGLLASRKGLIKKTDEVNRKRNELSASQTAPDDSATEQAKSLRAEVTCLKEQLREVEASIHERLSDLPNPPHSSVPEGSGEADNLTVYTWGEPRKLNFPVLDHVDLGNRLGMLDLVRGARVAASGFPSLRGDGAFLSRQLINFMLDQHRARGYFEIEPPFVCNRAAFYGTGQLPKFEQELYWTENNTLALVPTAEVPLTNLHAGEILAEEKLPLRYTAYTPCFRREAGAYGRDTRGIIRVHQFAKVELVRLARPEDSYDELERMVEDAENILRLLEIPYRRVLLCGGDLGFSAAKTYDIEAWFPGQGRYREISSVSNCEDFQALRARIRQRRQDGSTIYIHTLNGSGLAVGRTWAAILENYQQADGSVELPEVLTSYMRGLRTIRPV; encoded by the coding sequence ATGTGGAAGATAAAGGATCTTGAAAACAACTTACCTGTCCTGACAGCGGCAGTCAAAAAACGCGGGGTCAAGCTTGATGCCGAGATAGATTCTCTTGTCGGGCTGCTCGCCAGCCGCAAGGGCTTGATCAAGAAGACCGACGAGGTAAACAGAAAACGGAACGAGTTGTCCGCAAGCCAGACCGCGCCGGACGATTCGGCGACCGAACAGGCCAAGTCCTTGCGGGCGGAAGTTACGTGTCTTAAAGAGCAACTGCGAGAGGTGGAGGCGAGCATCCATGAACGTCTGAGCGATTTGCCCAACCCGCCACATTCCTCCGTGCCGGAGGGGTCTGGTGAAGCCGACAACCTCACTGTCTACACTTGGGGCGAGCCGAGGAAGTTGAACTTCCCCGTCCTGGATCACGTTGACCTCGGCAATCGGCTGGGCATGCTCGATCTAGTAAGAGGCGCGCGGGTCGCGGCTTCCGGGTTTCCTTCGCTGAGGGGCGACGGGGCTTTCCTCTCGCGCCAGTTGATTAACTTCATGCTGGATCAGCACCGCGCGCGGGGCTACTTCGAAATCGAGCCGCCGTTCGTTTGCAACCGCGCCGCCTTCTACGGCACGGGTCAACTCCCGAAATTCGAGCAGGAACTCTACTGGACAGAAAACAACACCCTGGCGCTTGTACCCACTGCCGAGGTACCGCTGACGAACCTGCATGCGGGTGAGATTCTGGCCGAGGAGAAATTGCCGCTCCGGTACACGGCCTACACGCCCTGCTTCAGGCGGGAGGCGGGGGCTTACGGAAGGGACACCCGCGGCATCATCCGCGTTCATCAATTTGCAAAGGTCGAGCTTGTGCGGCTGGCGAGGCCGGAAGACTCTTATGACGAACTTGAGCGCATGGTCGAAGACGCCGAGAACATCCTTCGCCTCCTTGAGATCCCGTACCGGCGCGTGTTGCTCTGCGGCGGCGATCTGGGTTTCAGCGCAGCCAAGACCTACGACATTGAAGCCTGGTTTCCGGGACAAGGACGGTATCGTGAAATCAGTTCGGTGAGCAATTGCGAGGACTTCCAGGCGCTCAGGGCGAGGATACGTCAGAGGAGGCAGGACGGGAGCACTATCTATATCCACACGCTCAACGGATCGGGTCTTGCGGTCGGGCGCACTTGGGCCGCCATCCTGGAAAATTACCAGCAGGCCGACGGTTCGGTTGAGCTCCCTGAGGTGCTTACCTCTTACATGCGGGGACTCCGGACCATCCGGCCTGTGTAA
- a CDS encoding response regulator translates to MNSETHRIFVVDDEPEQLEKLSTLFSQDFSVNDFLDGDSCLEALEKDQSDACKATLIDLNLAGQQFTGAELCREVKKRKPYLPVFAITASPDTEYIADALLNYGFEDYIPKLTLWDYPQKYALSVTKAIQKYESYPGMVLLWRRLSTVKPEEFRLSVNSELVDELSYRLRKAYFYLLLPESQPLLDSLLLEENASCGESLVQSASAIEAILIHQDKQWKEDMINQAKNKMALSGMVTTVRRKSLDRIIKAGWIDKTLKNGVLKLFGWRDDCAHAGKRARLYHKEDALEGLGIALDVIEYFLNRRKQEVMGN, encoded by the coding sequence ATGAACTCTGAAACCCATCGAATCTTTGTCGTTGATGACGAGCCTGAGCAACTTGAGAAACTTTCCACCCTTTTCTCACAGGATTTTAGCGTGAACGATTTTTTGGACGGCGATAGCTGCTTGGAAGCGCTGGAGAAAGACCAATCAGACGCCTGTAAGGCCACCCTGATTGACCTGAACCTTGCAGGGCAGCAATTTACCGGGGCCGAATTGTGCCGTGAGGTCAAAAAGAGGAAACCTTATTTGCCTGTTTTTGCGATCACCGCGAGCCCTGACACGGAATACATTGCAGACGCACTCTTGAACTACGGGTTCGAGGACTACATCCCCAAGCTGACGCTGTGGGACTACCCTCAAAAGTACGCCCTGTCAGTGACAAAGGCGATTCAAAAATATGAGTCGTACCCGGGAATGGTGCTTCTTTGGCGAAGGCTGTCTACTGTTAAACCGGAAGAATTCCGGCTGTCAGTAAATAGTGAACTTGTAGACGAATTGAGTTACCGGTTGCGCAAGGCGTACTTTTATTTATTGTTACCTGAATCCCAGCCTTTACTTGACAGTCTACTTCTTGAAGAAAATGCGTCCTGTGGTGAATCGCTAGTCCAGAGCGCATCCGCCATAGAAGCAATCCTTATACACCAAGACAAACAATGGAAAGAAGACATGATAAATCAAGCAAAAAATAAGATGGCGCTCAGTGGCATGGTGACGACTGTGAGGAGAAAGAGTCTCGATAGGATAATCAAAGCTGGCTGGATCGATAAAACACTCAAAAATGGTGTATTGAAGCTCTTCGGGTGGAGAGACGACTGTGCTCACGCTGGAAAACGCGCAAGATTATATCACAAGGAAGACGCTTTGGAGGGTCTAGGAATAGCGCTGGACGTTATCGAATATTTCCTTAACCGTAGAAAGCAAGAGGTAATGGGGAATTAG
- a CDS encoding response regulator — MIEIPLIEDQQDCFDRIRETFEQHGIRVIHFRSGEEFLETIREDTADPYSAVLIDWGLPGASGPEIAQELRQIKPYLKFFAITAEDDPDEVARVINGGYFERFLAKRSLDVEDKVRKFVQDLEQAVREAEEVIICRPFSDKPEHKAAYLTLRSSRGWPGTNKTIKEVAERLLDEVTFTRRRTLRDALPTKSKRTLLIENILIARRVIIAEIFNRGGKLHLVEKVVGYEEDANLTYNDPYKMWDTGFKNYCSELCLRPHEFMNSGEGTLPEETSWLRGWCEERQITYAFPIV, encoded by the coding sequence ATGATTGAAATTCCATTGATTGAAGATCAACAGGATTGTTTCGATAGGATTCGAGAAACTTTTGAGCAGCACGGGATCCGGGTGATTCACTTCAGGAGCGGAGAAGAGTTTCTTGAAACCATCCGTGAAGATACCGCCGATCCTTACAGCGCCGTGTTAATCGACTGGGGGTTGCCGGGAGCGAGCGGCCCAGAGATCGCTCAAGAACTTCGGCAAATAAAACCGTACCTGAAATTTTTTGCCATTACGGCGGAGGATGATCCCGATGAAGTCGCGCGCGTTATAAATGGCGGCTATTTTGAGCGGTTCCTGGCGAAGAGAAGCCTAGATGTGGAGGATAAGGTCCGTAAATTTGTCCAGGACCTGGAGCAGGCGGTGAGGGAAGCGGAAGAGGTAATTATCTGTCGCCCGTTTTCAGATAAGCCCGAACATAAAGCCGCCTACCTCACACTCAGGAGCTCCAGGGGGTGGCCTGGCACGAATAAAACAATCAAAGAGGTGGCTGAAAGGTTACTAGATGAGGTCACTTTTACCAGGAGGCGAACACTGCGTGACGCCCTGCCGACCAAAAGCAAACGTACATTATTGATAGAGAATATTCTTATAGCGAGAAGGGTAATCATAGCGGAAATATTCAATCGAGGTGGGAAACTACATTTAGTAGAAAAAGTGGTTGGTTATGAGGAAGACGCAAACTTGACGTATAATGATCCGTATAAAATGTGGGACACGGGGTTCAAGAATTACTGTTCTGAATTATGTCTCAGGCCACATGAGTTTATGAACAGCGGAGAAGGAACTTTGCCAGAAGAGACAAGCTGGCTCAGGGGATGGTGTGAAGAAAGGCAGATCACCTACGCCTTTCCCATTGTCTAA
- a CDS encoding class I SAM-dependent methyltransferase produces MNKKPPVLTDQGLGEELKKIQMLVQFIEPKPSDLVLDLGTGKGNTAIELAPHVKKIVAVDYEEAVVEDCRKNIREAKLDETITVKKASVNNLDFPDQMFDIITCRAAFHHFPNPLGVLAEVRRILKDDGKFYLMDPIFSDYAKQIWTPIAKIRESDLHSFYTYFEQLDMLSSCGLHVIKFRPFLFKRVLSEWIGNAPEIIQGRLKNVVLNLNERILKELHFRQEEGEWVYFYNVFELIAIKDDLTNSKGV; encoded by the coding sequence ATGAATAAGAAACCACCAGTGCTTACTGATCAGGGTCTCGGTGAAGAACTTAAGAAGATACAGATGCTGGTTCAATTTATCGAACCAAAACCATCTGATCTTGTTTTAGACCTTGGTACCGGAAAAGGGAATACTGCGATAGAATTAGCGCCCCATGTAAAAAAAATTGTCGCAGTTGATTATGAAGAGGCAGTGGTCGAGGACTGTAGAAAGAACATACGAGAAGCTAAGCTTGACGAAACCATCACGGTTAAGAAAGCGAGCGTGAACAATTTAGACTTTCCCGATCAAATGTTTGACATCATAACCTGTCGCGCGGCCTTTCATCATTTCCCCAATCCACTCGGAGTGTTGGCCGAAGTCCGGAGAATTTTGAAGGACGATGGGAAATTCTATCTTATGGATCCAATATTCTCCGACTACGCAAAGCAGATATGGACTCCTATTGCGAAAATTCGGGAGTCGGACCTTCACTCTTTTTACACCTATTTTGAACAGCTAGACATGTTGTCATCCTGTGGTTTACACGTAATAAAATTCCGTCCGTTTCTTTTCAAGAGAGTGCTGTCAGAGTGGATTGGTAATGCGCCGGAAATCATTCAGGGCAGGCTGAAAAACGTTGTCTTAAACCTTAACGAAAGAATATTGAAGGAGCTTCACTTCAGACAGGAAGAGGGTGAGTGGGTATATTTTTATAACGTATTTGAACTGATCGCAATCAAAGATGATTTGACCAACAGTAAGGGCGTGTAG
- a CDS encoding tetratricopeptide repeat protein has product MREHLALELNYGRLTEPAHELLNRLAAFRVAVPLEAAEWVMGETVTPEPEKLQIFIAQIRRAIERGDAPAELKDADDVTLAQMIKVRRQLDDLQQSVRELIEWGLLMPVYESDELSRLDVHSLVRDFCREKQADTWRDRLREAASFYTNLMWLIPEEQKTPAMVWSEMESFELLIEAEDYRDAAQLLLGKHALLERWGFGRYLESQYARVLDKVERVDAAFLMNNFGVLQLHRENYDAALDYHQRSLKIQEEIGNVGGVAKSLHQIGMVQQARGNYDAALDYYQRSLKILEEIGNVAEIASSLHQIGMVQEERGNYDAALDYHQRSLKIKEEIGNEEGVANSLHQIGNTQCRCGNYNVALDYYHRSLKIKEEIGNVAGMAFSLHQIGVVQQARGNYDAAFSYYQRSLNIFEEIGRMAGVAASLHNIGVVQQERGNYDAALDYYQRAFKIAEEIGDVAGWAESQAQIGQLLMETGRHAEAFGLLLNALGIFVQLQSPKVGIVAGNLNTLRGKWDGFDAALRVATGEDVPELFQ; this is encoded by the coding sequence TTGCGCGAGCACCTTGCGCTGGAATTGAATTACGGACGATTGACCGAACCAGCGCACGAACTGCTGAACCGGCTGGCGGCGTTCCGCGTGGCCGTGCCACTGGAAGCCGCCGAATGGGTGATGGGCGAAACGGTGACGCCTGAGCCGGAAAAGCTACAAATCTTCATCGCACAGATTCGACGAGCAATAGAACGTGGAGACGCACCTGCCGAATTGAAAGACGCTGATGACGTAACTTTGGCGCAGATGATAAAGGTCCGGCGACAGCTTGACGATTTACAACAATCGGTGCGCGAATTGATCGAATGGGGATTACTGATGCCGGTATACGAAAGTGATGAATTGAGCCGCCTGGATGTTCACAGCTTGGTGCGCGATTTCTGCCGCGAGAAGCAAGCTGACACGTGGCGCGACCGCTTACGCGAGGCAGCAAGCTTTTATACTAACCTGATGTGGTTGATTCCCGAAGAGCAAAAGACACCTGCGATGGTGTGGAGTGAGATGGAATCGTTTGAGTTACTGATTGAGGCTGAAGATTACCGTGACGCCGCTCAGCTTCTGCTCGGCAAGCACGCTTTGCTCGAACGCTGGGGATTTGGGCGGTACCTCGAAAGCCAATATGCCCGCGTGCTGGATAAAGTGGAGCGCGTTGATGCTGCTTTTCTGATGAACAATTTCGGCGTGCTACAGCTACATCGCGAGAATTACGATGCGGCGCTGGACTACCATCAACGCTCACTCAAGATCCAGGAAGAGATTGGAAACGTGGGGGGCGTAGCGAAATCGCTGCATCAGATTGGCATGGTGCAGCAAGCACGCGGAAATTACGATGCGGCGCTGGACTACTATCAACGCTCGCTCAAGATATTGGAAGAGATTGGCAATGTGGCGGAAATAGCGTCCTCGCTGCATCAGATCGGGATGGTGCAGGAAGAGCGCGGGAATTACGATGCGGCGCTGGACTACCATCAACGCTCACTCAAGATCAAGGAAGAGATTGGAAACGAGGAGGGCGTGGCGAATTCGCTGCATCAGATTGGTAACACGCAATGTCGGTGCGGGAATTATAATGTGGCGCTGGACTACTATCACCGCTCACTCAAGATCAAGGAAGAGATTGGCAACGTGGCGGGCATGGCGTTCTCGCTGCATCAGATCGGGGTAGTACAGCAAGCACGCGGGAATTACGATGCAGCGTTCAGCTATTATCAACGCTCGCTCAACATATTCGAAGAGATTGGCAGAATGGCAGGCGTGGCGGCCTCGCTGCACAACATTGGAGTCGTGCAGCAAGAACGCGGGAATTACGATGCGGCGCTGGACTACTATCAACGCGCATTCAAGATCGCAGAAGAGATTGGCGACGTGGCGGGCTGGGCGGAATCGCAAGCGCAGATCGGACAGTTGCTCATGGAGACCGGGCGTCATGCCGAAGCGTTCGGGTTATTGCTGAATGCGCTCGGCATCTTCGTCCAACTGCAATCGCCGAAAGTGGGGATCGTTGCTGGTAATCTGAATACCTTGCGCGGCAAATGGGACGGCTTCGATGCGGCGCTGCGTGTGGCTACGGGCGAGGATGTGCCGGAATTGTTTCAATAA
- a CDS encoding L-serine ammonia-lyase, iron-sulfur-dependent, subunit alpha, with amino-acid sequence MNSKPSPLGKSEDKSGDRSDSPVSLLAKKKSLFSIMDDVLGPRGRGPSSSHSIAPYLAAYESQALLGGPPDLAEIYLFNSFAKTGKGHRTDTAIAAGLLGLAPEDISYIRALELAEKQGVVIHFHTKIDEAEHPNIIVFRLSRGPKILEAKVKSTGGGNYEIKFDFTGGILTEMARRRPTNVHEQQADTKKAFDLINEYLKQSSPSFLGYSSLASQLGLDCPTFALMLELFVQFKKDGIQHRVEVWENMEHILETMLCAVERGLKNQQQTQVTPGDWGKKLIGFNSLFGDLWPTVAGAIAAQEYNAGMGLIAAAPTGGASGTLPGLLFGLERVLSPSRERMVQALLVAGLIGQVAFSRGPVSGSQSGCGGEIGVAAAMAAGAAAFLRGGNWAEIDAAASLSAQLFVGLECSPTQGLVEYPCIPRNGSAALLAIVSAEEAMAGMRPPFSVDQTLDRIFGIGRLLPRSLREHEDGEWMSTALKASCCGKGGCNNCPGV; translated from the coding sequence ATGAACAGTAAACCGTCCCCGTTGGGGAAATCTGAGGACAAATCGGGAGACCGCTCCGATTCGCCAGTATCTTTGCTTGCGAAGAAAAAGTCACTTTTCAGCATTATGGACGATGTGCTTGGGCCGCGTGGTCGCGGCCCTTCATCATCACACAGTATTGCCCCTTATCTTGCTGCCTACGAATCTCAGGCGCTCCTCGGCGGCCCGCCAGATCTTGCCGAAATCTATCTTTTCAACAGCTTCGCCAAGACAGGAAAAGGACACCGGACTGACACCGCGATTGCGGCGGGTCTGCTTGGCTTAGCTCCTGAAGACATCAGTTATATACGGGCGCTCGAACTTGCCGAGAAGCAAGGCGTGGTTATCCACTTCCATACAAAAATAGATGAGGCGGAACACCCCAACATCATCGTCTTTCGCCTGTCTCGTGGACCCAAAATTCTCGAAGCCAAAGTCAAATCCACTGGCGGGGGCAACTACGAGATTAAGTTTGATTTCACGGGCGGAATCCTCACCGAAATGGCGCGGAGGCGCCCGACCAACGTTCACGAACAACAGGCGGATACAAAGAAGGCTTTTGACCTCATAAATGAGTACCTCAAACAGTCATCGCCTAGCTTCCTCGGCTATAGCAGCCTTGCATCGCAACTCGGACTGGATTGTCCGACCTTCGCACTGATGTTGGAGCTATTCGTACAATTTAAAAAGGATGGGATCCAGCACCGGGTTGAAGTCTGGGAAAATATGGAACACATACTCGAGACTATGCTCTGCGCGGTCGAGCGGGGTCTTAAGAATCAGCAGCAAACTCAAGTCACGCCAGGGGACTGGGGAAAGAAACTCATCGGATTCAACTCACTATTCGGCGATCTTTGGCCTACGGTGGCCGGGGCAATCGCCGCGCAGGAATATAACGCCGGGATGGGCTTGATCGCGGCCGCGCCAACCGGCGGCGCATCCGGCACTCTGCCAGGTCTTCTCTTCGGTCTTGAACGAGTACTGAGTCCATCGAGAGAACGGATGGTTCAAGCGTTACTGGTCGCGGGGCTCATCGGGCAAGTAGCCTTCTCCCGCGGCCCGGTCAGCGGATCTCAGTCCGGGTGTGGCGGGGAAATCGGCGTCGCCGCCGCAATGGCAGCAGGCGCGGCAGCCTTTCTCCGGGGGGGCAATTGGGCGGAGATAGATGCTGCCGCGTCGCTGAGTGCTCAGCTCTTTGTCGGCCTAGAGTGCTCGCCCACACAGGGCCTGGTTGAATACCCCTGCATCCCCAGAAACGGCTCGGCGGCGCTACTGGCCATCGTAAGTGCCGAAGAAGCAATGGCCGGTATGCGGCCGCCTTTTAGCGTTGATCAGACGCTCGACCGAATTTTTGGCATCGGACGCTTGCTCCCACGGAGCCTGCGTGAACATGAAGACGGCGAGTGGATGAGCACTGCGCTCAAGGCCAGTTGCTGCGGCAAAGGCGGCTGCAACAATTGCCCAGGCGTTTAG
- a CDS encoding class I SAM-dependent methyltransferase, producing MAREYNEPGLYTSEAAIVDQFDQDFSAIYLSYWHPMLGPAEEIIVNEMFASKQYPESLLDAAAGTGSLCLSLARRGCKVTANELSNDMRRLLTEQANKGMGGQPIRVIEPGVPWRLLPTVLDYCSFDLVTCLGASLSHCDLQQGLLKKSLAGMAGVVKSGGYILVDCKRYSEEGWELRSDGTRRPTADSDPIEWQDKAGNEHKGVFTSNFSINPDRSLNRYITYQEEDQDYSRQWNMRFWPVGKVEVCQAAQDCGLYLEKEIPMGSDIASISGNEGGSARYDFLLFKKLGS from the coding sequence GTGGCACGAGAATACAATGAACCCGGTCTATACACGAGCGAAGCTGCTATTGTTGATCAATTTGATCAGGATTTCTCAGCCATTTATTTGTCATATTGGCACCCGATGCTTGGGCCTGCTGAAGAGATAATAGTCAATGAGATGTTTGCTTCCAAGCAATATCCTGAAAGCCTGCTTGACGCTGCTGCAGGCACAGGTAGCCTCTGTTTAAGCCTTGCCAGGAGAGGCTGCAAAGTCACAGCAAACGAGCTTAGCAATGATATGAGACGTTTGTTGACTGAGCAGGCGAATAAGGGAATGGGCGGGCAACCAATCAGGGTTATAGAGCCGGGGGTTCCCTGGCGACTGCTACCGACGGTTCTAGATTACTGCAGTTTCGATCTCGTCACATGTCTCGGGGCATCACTTTCGCATTGTGATCTACAACAGGGTTTATTAAAGAAATCGCTGGCGGGTATGGCTGGGGTGGTTAAGAGTGGTGGATACATACTCGTAGATTGTAAGCGCTACTCCGAAGAAGGGTGGGAACTTCGGTCTGACGGAACTAGGAGGCCCACCGCCGACAGCGACCCTATAGAATGGCAGGACAAAGCAGGAAATGAGCACAAAGGCGTTTTTACGTCCAATTTCTCCATCAACCCAGATCGCTCCTTGAATCGCTATATTACTTATCAGGAGGAGGATCAAGATTATTCCAGGCAATGGAATATGCGTTTCTGGCCGGTTGGGAAAGTTGAGGTGTGTCAGGCGGCTCAAGATTGCGGCCTATATTTGGAGAAGGAAATACCGATGGGATCCGATATTGCTTCCATCAGTGGAAACGAAGGCGGTAGCGCACGTTACGATTTCCTTCTGTTTAAAAAGTTGGGGTCTTGA
- a CDS encoding CHAT domain-containing protein, protein MSAFLEFHLQSDTGDIFNITVFERNSSQPLTASSFGYRLDDLAQFEISRLDFNPRDPVGRLERLQAFGRKLYQKLFTAEVEQLWRLHRDRGDFLTLCLRIHDDAKHLEAVPWEALHDGNEFIAAGARTTITRLPLGIAPPADLPAIPLPVRMLALVSSPPDLPDGSRLNIEREQELLLEAINAPAGQGKLHVDFEDEAKLEILESSLEAGYHILHFTGHGIAPENGGGLLLEDADGKQLPVGVNEFVSSLAKGIGSLRLALISGCNTAQTRHTGGFRDLARALVEQKIPAVLAMQFSISDTAGLKLAEVLYPKLIAGQSLEAAVHTARRALWLTDDPTLQADALAMVLLTGNGNCLQPKAANTSTVNFNPSIDTSFQLSTLPQLGFKFYGRRKEYRQLRDALLVNNHRAVIIHGIGGIGKTSLIAHAADRLYHRRPRFKGVYAFDCAGSTFAPERVLLELHRYFALQGVNALERFIAQPLEPEMLAQIVAQVLVQWPLLLIFDNFETQLARTDQGFHVADEALRRFLAALVKATAMNTKFVFTCRFLFELDERLGDVASLPLGDLSRPEAFSVMLKLPRLAKASYKEKGKIYETFGGHPFALVVLDKYCQALPIDKACRAPKPFIPNCASTLRWN, encoded by the coding sequence GTGTCCGCATTTCTTGAATTCCACCTTCAGTCCGACACTGGTGACATCTTCAACATCACGGTCTTCGAGCGCAATTCATCGCAGCCGCTCACCGCTTCGAGCTTTGGATATCGGCTCGACGATCTGGCGCAATTTGAAATCAGCCGTCTGGATTTTAACCCGCGCGACCCGGTCGGCCGTCTGGAACGCTTGCAGGCCTTCGGGCGCAAGCTCTACCAAAAACTTTTCACCGCCGAAGTCGAACAACTCTGGCGGCTGCACCGTGATCGCGGTGATTTTCTGACGCTCTGTTTGCGAATTCACGACGACGCCAAACACCTGGAAGCCGTGCCGTGGGAGGCGCTGCACGATGGCAATGAATTTATCGCCGCTGGAGCCAGGACGACGATCACGCGCTTGCCGCTGGGCATTGCGCCACCTGCGGATTTGCCTGCGATTCCGCTGCCGGTTCGTATGCTGGCGCTGGTTTCCTCGCCGCCGGATTTGCCCGATGGCTCGCGCCTGAACATCGAACGCGAGCAGGAACTTCTGCTCGAAGCCATCAACGCGCCCGCCGGGCAGGGCAAGCTGCATGTGGATTTCGAGGACGAAGCGAAGCTTGAAATTCTGGAATCGAGCCTCGAAGCCGGATACCACATCCTGCATTTCACCGGACACGGCATCGCGCCCGAAAACGGTGGCGGCCTGCTGCTGGAAGATGCCGACGGCAAACAATTGCCTGTCGGCGTCAACGAATTTGTATCGTCGCTGGCTAAAGGCATCGGCTCTTTGCGGCTGGCATTGATTTCGGGCTGCAACACGGCGCAGACCCGGCACACCGGCGGGTTTCGCGATCTGGCGCGGGCGCTCGTCGAGCAGAAAATCCCGGCGGTGCTGGCGATGCAGTTTTCGATTTCCGACACAGCCGGGTTGAAGCTGGCCGAAGTGCTCTATCCCAAACTCATCGCCGGGCAATCGCTCGAAGCGGCAGTTCACACCGCGCGCCGCGCGTTGTGGCTGACGGACGATCCGACCTTGCAAGCCGACGCGCTGGCGATGGTGCTGCTGACGGGCAACGGAAATTGTTTGCAGCCCAAAGCAGCAAACACATCAACAGTCAATTTCAATCCGTCCATTGACACAAGCTTTCAACTCAGCACGTTGCCGCAACTCGGCTTCAAGTTTTACGGACGCCGCAAAGAGTATCGGCAATTGCGCGATGCGCTGCTGGTCAACAATCATCGCGCCGTCATCATTCACGGCATCGGCGGCATCGGCAAAACCTCGCTGATTGCGCACGCGGCGGATCGTTTGTACCACCGGCGACCGCGCTTCAAAGGCGTTTATGCCTTCGATTGCGCGGGCAGCACGTTCGCGCCGGAACGCGTGCTGCTGGAACTGCATCGGTACTTTGCACTGCAAGGCGTCAATGCCCTGGAACGCTTTATCGCGCAGCCGCTCGAGCCGGAGATGCTAGCGCAGATTGTGGCGCAGGTGCTCGTGCAATGGCCGTTGCTGTTGATCTTCGATAATTTCGAGACGCAGCTTGCTCGCACCGACCAGGGCTTTCACGTCGCAGATGAAGCCTTGCGGCGCTTTCTGGCCGCGCTGGTCAAAGCGACGGCGATGAACACGAAGTTTGTCTTCACCTGCCGGTTTCTCTTCGAGCTGGACGAGCGGTTGGGTGATGTCGCGTCTTTGCCGCTCGGCGATCTGAGCCGCCCCGAAGCTTTCAGCGTGATGCTGAAATTGCCGCGCCTAGCCAAAGCATCGTACAAAGAGAAAGGCAAGATTTACGAAACCTTCGGCGGGCATCCGTTCGCGTTGGTAGTCTTGGACAAATATTGCCAGGCCTTGCCGATAGACAAAGCCTGCAGAGCGCCAAAGCCGTTCATACCAAATTGCGCGAGCACCTTGCGCTGGAATTGA